In Brassica napus cultivar Da-Ae chromosome A3, Da-Ae, whole genome shotgun sequence, the sequence TTCTCATACAagtacaaattttttttgtcaatcgcAATCAAACTTATTTGCATGAATTTGGGCCAGTACTCTTCTAACTCTTATATTTGTCAGTAATAGTGAGAGACAGCTAGAAACTAAAGTTCCATTGGGTCATAACCAgatttgaataaaatattttctgaaagaaaaataatatattcaaaCATAATCCATCATTATTATTTGTTGATTATAAACTACACAGCTAAATTTGGTGTTATGGGATCTTACATTTGAAAACCATGCTTCAAAATTTTTATAGTCAAGTGTTATATATCCTTGGCTCTAAGTGACAATTGACAAATGTGTAAACTGGTATGGTTAGGCACGATTTAAAGCTTAACTTCTGCAAAAGAGAATCTAATCAGTGGTTGACGTTCCATCCTTAAATGGGCCAAAGATCCACGAGCCCAACAAAGAAGAATCTGGGTCGGAGAGAAGCCTCTAAGCGAAACAGAGTCTCCCCCTGCTTCTGTTGCAATTGAATTAACCTAAGAGAAGCAGCAGAAGAAGATAGATTCTCACAGCTCGTAGCAGAGATTGGCAGATCGATCGAAGATGAACACTGACATCACAGCCTTGGAGAAGCCCCAGTACCCCGTCGTCGATCGGAACCCTCCCTTCACGAAAGTCGTCGGAAACTTCAGCGTCCTCGATTACCTCCGTTTCTCCACCATCACCGGCGTTTCCGTCACCGTCGGCTACCTATCAGGTCCACCTCTTGAAACTTTTGCATTTCATTGGTTTAATCAATCAATCTTTGTTGGAGTGGGCTTTGATTTGGATATGGCGATGTGGTAGGGATCAAGCCAGGGATCAAGGGACCGTCGATGGTGACGGGAGGATTGATCGGACTCATGGGAGGGTTCATGTACGCTTACCAGAACTCCGCAGGGAGGCTCATGGGCTTTTTCCCTAACGAAGGCGAGGTCGCGGCTAGTCACCAGAAGCGTGGTGGTTcgttcaattgaaaaaaaaaaacaatctttttTCTTGTAATTGGATTGAGTTTCTTTCTCTGATATTATTGCTGTTTTGAGGATACGTTTGTTTGCCTCTGTTTGTCTGTTATGATGATGACTTatggttaataaaaaaaaactgagctTTCTCGCTAATGTGTGAACGGTGCTGTGATTGTTATGTTGCATTGAGGATCGTTTAGTGTAGTTTGTGTAAGTATTGGTTTGCTGAGGGAGGGACTGATGAACAAGAGAGCAGCTGCTTTCGAGTCTCTCAGACTGATTCTGCCTCCTAAGAAGTTAATTTCCCTTGTTTTGAAATTCTTTTTTGGGTTTTGCGAGTAAGCTAGCTTTCGGCATCTCTGTTTGACATTGAGGTGTGAATTCACTTGCTGTATTGGGGGGTAGTTAGTTGTTGTTTGTGATGAAGATTGGCTCCTTGAGGCGATTTTTTTTACAAGCAAGCATTAGCAAGATGTgttagcttcttcatatgtggTTTCTTGTTGTGCAGCTTATCACAGCATGAATTGATGTGTAAGCTTCTTCAGTTCTTCTCTCTACCTCGTAGTGTTTGGATTCTTCTTTCATGTCATGACTTTTGTATCTTTTGTTCAACTTTCTACTCAACAAAGTGACTAGTTACTATCATCAAATTCTCTGAATGCCATGTGCTATTGGCTCAACTATTATACTATTCTGGATGTTTATGGTTTTGGGTTTCAATGCATACCTTTATAATGAAATTAAAGTCCATGAAGTCTTTGAGTGATTGTACTACATTATGCTATAAGTTGATAAATGAAAAAAGGTGATAGATGGTCATAAAGCCTATGACATATATGTTCAAATATTAACTGTGTATATAAAATCAACTAATTTAAATAAAGACATCTAAAAGATCATTAATCAAAATGAGTGAAATCAAATCTGATTGTTAAActcagaaaaatctaaatataactCAATATAAGACCTGCCCTTTATCTTATCTTTTCATATTGCTCTTCAGTAGAGTCTAATGGCCACATCTTCACCATCGTTTTGTACAGTTGATTAGTTACAATGCATATAAGTTTTCGAGGTCTGATGAATTTATGATTCATTTCGTGGTGTATTAGTCCCTATTGACCTTATATTACAGAAAAGAATGCTATCACTTATCTCCTTGGGAATCGAATCCCACTACCTTTCCTCTTGAATATGAATGAGTTCGGTTGTAGTGTACTATCATCTACTGTTAGCTACATTATTAACTCATTTGTCGACGCTAATTTACTTACAAAATAAAACgaaatattgtatttttcatCTTTAAGATATGCttaaacacacaaatatattttttcattaaaagtaAAATGCTCTTATCAAGAGAAAATCCCACTTTAttgtaaaaaagttaaaaaaaaaaaatgatcaaacaAGTAAATAAATGGAATGCTATATAAATAAGCAAATAAGAAGTGATATGGAAAGTATTTGTAGGGAGAAAGAAACGTTCGTCgaatcctcctcctcctcttcattcCCTTGATCGCCGTCGTATGTTCAGGTCAGTTGTAGAGAGAATCATTGTCCCTTCGTTTTTTCCGTTTCCTATTTTCAATATCGGAATCAGTCACCCCTTTGTGTAGTTCTCTGATCCACTCTCGAGTGCCTGCCTCGTATATATGCTTTCCGTGTAACATGTGTGTTTTTCGATAGTCTTTGGTTAATAAGATTCGTTTCTTGATTTCGCCCAATCACGTCTCGTCTGTTACGTTACGTGTTCGTCAAGTAGTGTTACCTTAGGGTTCTCACATGCAAATGTAATGTTGGATCCGTTTTCTTTATCAATGTGAGCAGCTGCGAGTGAGATAGAATGGAGGAAGAGAGGGATGAATCGAGGAAAATCaggaaggagaaggagatggagaggCGGCGTCTAAGGGATAGAGAGAGAAGACAGTCTATGAGCCAAGACGAGAGGGAAAGGCATTTAGCTCGCCGCCGCAAGAACTATCAGCTACGAAGGCAGAGAGCTGAGGTGAGCCGCATCGGCTCTCAGATCCAAGAACTCGCCGGAGAAGGGAGCCAGTTAGCAGTGGCCTCACCTATTCAATCTGGAGACAGCAGTACTGTCCCGTTGGTTGATTCTGATCAGAGTGAGGATCTCACAAAATCTATTTAATTAACTAATGGAATTGTATGGTTGTGTAAGTGTGACAAATGTATGTGGTTAATGTAGGTGTGGGAATATCAGTGGAGGAGTTCGGTAAACTGGTGGGGACGATACGGCTTAGCCGTGTGAAGCATCTGGCGAGGACACTGAGGAAGTGGAGTACTAATGGTGCAGAAGCAAGCAGCAGTACTGGAGCAACGAACGCAATGACAAGACGtaattaattaaactatatCTAACTCACATATACTTAAAGAGAGGTTTTGATTAGATGTGTGTGATTGGGGGAAATGAACAGGTGCAATGTCAAGTGGGCTGCGTCTGAGTCGAGTGAAACGACTGGTGAGATCAAAGGGACAGCAGGAGGGGTTGTTGTTGTCACAACATTCACCAACATAAGGTTCGTTATATAACCTgcaaattattttgaaaaaggtTGATCAGATTGATGATTAACACATTCAGTCACCTTTTGTTTCCCTCATGTAACATTTAACTTACTAGctgctttttcttcttctttgtgtcAACAGGACTCAGTGGAGTTCACAAACTTGAACAAGAGCCTCATATGATAATGTTAGCGTGTTTGTAAAAGTGAACACATTATCTTTTTGGAGACATCTTTGAAGCTCACCAATTTTGTTTTACAGTACACAAGGGGGGATACATTACTACATACATCGTTTTGATTGTTAACGCAAAAAGAGAAATTTCGTAACGCAATTTCAAAGCTTATTTCAGTGTTGAATTTTGCAACAAAACAAGTGCCACTAATATATCACAATGGActcgaccaaaaaaaaacccaatTTGAGAGATACATCATCAAATGAATCCGATGTTTAATATATTCCAGAACAGCAATCTGTCTTCCCCCAAGGCTTCAAGATAGATATGATTGTTCAGCTATGCTATTAATCCGTACATAAAGCAAAGTATGTCTCTGAAATAATTAGAGCTGAAACAAGATCGATCATCATAAAAAGGTTACTATACATAATACATGAATGTTCAATTTCTGACTGAGATTTGTTTAGAACACATCACAACAAATGTATAGGACTGACATTTACAAATCTAACAGTTCTAAATTCAAATGAAACAAGGAAACGAAGAGCATATGTGGAAATCAGAGTTTTAATAGGATAAGTTTTGGTGAACATAAACAGGTTTCAACAAACATGACTTGTtgcaccaagtcatgttcttaCTTAACATAATGGCCACCATAGATACAGAGATATTTTAAGGGTCTTTAAAACACAGAAACATCAAGCTTTCatagctcagttggttagagcACCCGTTTAGTAAGCGGGAGGTCTTGAGTTCAACTCTCAATGAAAGCAACTTATATTTTTCCCATTTATTGGCTGCATTTTGAATGGGCCCATTCGTACCGAGATTCGTTTCTGTGTCGATACTCCCGCTGAACTGAGCCTTCTCTTTATTGGATAAGCTTTTtaattagagtttttttttaccaatcaCCCACCGCTTTgatttttaacctttttttttatgctTGATGAGTTTGGGGTGTGGAGATGACGATGAGGATATACTGCTCCCTCTTCTGAGTTCAGCTGAAGTAACTTGCTGGCAGAATCGAACCTAATATCACTAGCCACCACTGAGTCATCTCCTTTATTccccttatatatatatggatattaTTTATGGAGCTATAACGGTTCTCTTATGACCTATGGAATTTTCCAAAATCAATTTCACATTCTTCAGCTAAACCCATAAACTATATAACCAATAAATTCTTATCCATCCAAACCATAACTTGTGTCTGAACGACGGCAGACTCTATGACTTGAATTTCTccatccactacaagaaaacgtagcagtaacaacggtattttacgaggaaattatttcctcgtaaatttacataagctttacaacgcaattacgacgcgacatgacttcgtcgtaaactcgatggtaatttacgacgaaatgtattcgtcgtaaagttaatgtaagtttacgacgaaagtacgtggaatgcaaaatagttgtaaacgttacatcgacattacaacgaatcatgttaccgttacataaaggtgaaaacgtgtattgaaagtgctttaacttacctaagtTCGTTGTAAACGCGTTGTAAATtttccatgtaaaatccatgtaaaacttaccatatttctctatatatatgtcatttcccacaactctcttcctcacaacacacaactctcttcctcacaacacacaactctcttcttctCGAACCACCAATTACTATTTCGAAGATAACGATAACGAACATGAGTcattcgtctgtctgccaattcagtaGAGCGATAAGGAGAAAATGGAGGGAAGTGAAGTTGGTTTATACTTGAGTGAAACCTCCGACCATCGTCAAAGGTTCCTCTCAAGTACAAACCAGctgcacttccgtccactttctccttgtcgttccactgaattggcagacagacgaacgACACAGGTTCCTTATCGTTGTTTTAGAAATAGTAATTGGTGGGGtaacaacgcaattacgacgaaaccaaatttcgtcgtaaacgccatgtaatatTACGACGTAAGTACGtcgaaaatgaaattttacatcgatattacaacgaatcatgttaccgttatatttaggtgaaaaactTATCGAGTTTcgttgtaaagtcgttgtaaaaaaactatgtaaaatccatgtaaactttcccttgtaaaatcgttgttatatttcaactacccaactcgaaaatttctctatatatatgtcatttcccacaactctcttcctcacaacacacaactctcttcctcacaagacacaaacggaaaaaaaaaaaaatttaaaaaaaaatagtagaaaaaatggtcggtggcggtagtatttacgagttacgaagttggatgtatttgcacaaagattccgacgggagagtgacgaatgcATTTCTgaacgggctagagacattcatgcaccaggcgggctgttagatgatatgtcactttggggtttagggatttcattctcggtgtttagggttaagcgtcgtaatttcgtcgtaaatggaaaaacgcgggcctggtaatttcgtcgtaactcgaaaaacacgggcctggtaatttcgtcgtaaattaaaaaacacgggcctggtaaattcgtcgtaaatggaaaaacgcgggcctggtaatttcgtcgtaaatttacgtcgattttacgacgaatcctaatctatataagGGGACGCCGAGAGCGAGGCTGCCTCGCTCATTCCTCCCAAATTCCTTTGCTCTCTCTAAggtaaactctctcttctctctctctttttttttttttttaaattagtttaggtgattagttaggtaacggaattagtttaggtgattagttaggtaattagtttaggtgattagttaggtaacggaataatatttttattatgtcgtaactgataaaatttattttaattttttttagatggctcctagaagaaAATCCAGAGCACCTAGTTATAGAGATTTGTTTGGCgacgatggttccggtacatcttcttccggtccatcgtcttctggTCCATCATCCTCCAccgcagttccagactctcagccttctcagagagttgcttggagtcctcctccaccgcagatgcctccaccgcaAATGCCTCCACCGcatatgcctccacctcctcctccagcggctgcacctgagcctgtcccagaaggtgcagttcatccggatttgcgtgtgccttcatatgccccattcgcgagatatacggtagaggatttgcttgcccagcccggacgagagggtttggatgttctagaccccgatagaccccgaggaacttattggtaagttattaatttttattacataaaaatttaaaatatttttattttctaacggttaaattgttttcctttcaggtttggggctaataACCGTGTTGGCCGGAGCGTTTCGAaaacgattaagggttactacgacggggcatatccgaactggagcaagactccaaatcacgttaagatcacgtggtttaaaatgtttgcggtaagatttttaaatttaattaaattttaacttttaaatatgtatatattttttaaatattattattaattgtaattttttcaaattttttgtgtttcagcaaaagtggcattggtctttgggaatcaccgagatggtgaaggcggaattcgttgcaaaagcaaagatccgcctctgcaacacagtctccgattggaaggacaagtgggagctcgacgggtatgagggaaagcccactgagctcacgacggatgtgtgggatggcctcatcgcctattggaagcacccgtcttcgatcaaaaaggccaattcgtgctcggcttctcgaagaacgaaggataaagatggtaatttgcccatgcttcacagaaccggccAAAAACCACATGCAGGCATCCGTCTAGAcgttgtaagttttgtttttaaatatttattttaaaatattcaattaatataacttttaatattttttttttgtagttggagaagacgggagtcttaccatctctgtctgacctattcaagatgactcacgccacatccgacggagtttttgtggatcctgcatcagAGAAACTCGCTCAAGCAGTGGCtactcggattgaagaacgggagacgcaactaactcaggagtctcccgatggattacccgtcacattgtccaccgaagaagCCGAccgaatcttcgaagaggtagtacaactaaaattttttttttcattatttttaataactatattaatatatgttttaattttatagctggctcctagaaagaagggccgaatagtcggtataggctccgTTAAccaagttgcaagggcaacttcgtcatacacttcgagacgggatgaagagacttctcagatgaaagctcgaatggatagccagcaggttcgtttagactctcttgaggatttgctagacgtgatggccgtgggaaacccggttatgcagagaatgttgagtcagagacgagccgctcttgggttgccagtacgagatccccaagagtccgatccaacccgtcaacagccgagcaaccccaccgactacttcgatgatatgtagtttttttaatattttcggtttgtattatgaatttaaatattatgacttttaaatgcttttttataaatgttttttattttcatatttcgttttaaaattaaaattatttaaaattcagaattttaaataaattcaaatttatatatatatatatttgaggttaaaaataatattcaaaatatattataaaacgaaACGTCGATGTAGGCTCGacgtaaacatttacaactgatTACCGTCGAAAATAATTACGAGTCTTTTACATCGAAgattttacgtggtctttacatcgaaatgttacgtggagtttacatcgaaatatttacgagggtGTTACAACGAAAatgtttacgtgtgctttacatcgaatccattacgtggagtttaccacgaaattttacgtgtcgtttacgacgaatctctgccctgcgctttacgaggaatatatttcgtcgtaaacttaacaagtcatttacgacgaaacgtcGGTTACGACGGgcgttttacgacgaaacgtgtttcgcggttcattcgtcgtaacaccccgtttacgacgaagttacaacGTATATtgccctcgtaaaaaatatgttttcttgtagtgatcatCACAGGATTCTATGTAAGACGGTTAGACAGATTGCTACAATATCCAATTCTGTCAGCTAACTGCAACCTGTTTAGATCACAAAGAATCCCGACAAGGTGACAAACCAATCTATGAAACAGGAAAACAAGTGATACTTCATCTGGATATAAGTCCACATCTTTTTTTctgaataaaatgttaaatttgattcaaaagaaaaataggaTCAAATGCTGAGATGGACCACTTGGTCTCCAAAAAATCTCAATTGGACCCatcactttatttatttattttgcatttaaatttaaatagaaatctATGTTAAATAACTGAAAAACCTAAAGAGTTAAACATATTTACTAACCTATGCCATTACTATCCAACCCAATATCCGACCCAGATCCAGACCCAAAATCCGACCcaatctccttcttcttcccccATTCATAGTTCTTCCACCAtaatacaaaatcaaaaattttcTTATCCCCCATCCACtaattttctctttcttatctcAAATCGATCAACCCATAATCATGTTTAATCAATTATATCATATCCAGAGTCAAATTTTATCTTTTCCATCCGATATCCAAAATAATGAAGAACGAAAAGTAttactagtacaactagtacaactcaAACTAGGACAACTAGTACAACTCAAACTAGTATAACTTCTACAACTCGAATTAGTACAACTAGTACATATTG encodes:
- the LOC106444415 gene encoding uncharacterized protein LOC106444415; the encoded protein is MEEERDESRKIRKEKEMERRRLRDRERRQSMSQDERERHLARRRKNYQLRRQRAEVSRIGSQIQELAGEGSQLAVASPIQSGDSSTVPLVDSDQSVGISVEEFGKLVGTIRLSRVKHLARTLRKWSTNGAEASSSTGATNAMTRRAMSSGLRLSRVKRLVRSKGQQEGLLLSQHSPT
- the LOC125607102 gene encoding classical arabinogalactan protein 9-like encodes the protein MAPRRKSRAPSYRDLFGDDGSGTSSSGPSSSGPSSSTAVPDSQPSQRVAWSPPPPQMPPPQMPPPHMPPPPPPAAAPEPVPEGAVHPDLRVPSYAPFARYTVEDLLAQPGREGLDVLDPDRPRGTYW
- the LOC106440289 gene encoding NADH-ubiquinone oxidoreductase 20.9 kDa subunit, whose translation is MNTDITALEKPQYPVVDRNPPFTKVVGNFSVLDYLRFSTITGVSVTVGYLSGIKPGIKGPSMVTGGLIGLMGGFMYAYQNSAGRLMGFFPNEGEVAASHQKRGGSFN